TGAATCTTGAACGATCTCCTGCAGGCTAaggacagaggtgaaagctgtttcctggttctgctggatctctcagcagcttttagTACCATTGACCCAGGTATCCtcctggaccatctagaggagtTGGGTGTTGGGTGCACTATTATCCAGTgcttctgctcctttccccctgggccgtgtccagaaagtgatGTTGGAGGGATGAGTGTTTGGATCCCTGGGTGcttcacttgtggggtgcctcagggctctgtcctcctccccccatgctttttaacatctctaTGAAGCCACTTGGAGAGATCACCAGGGAGTTGGGGTGAGTATTCACCAATATGCGGAATTGCGGGTGAtaaccagctctacctctctaAATCGGAACCAGTGTCTGGAGTATGGATGGCAGTCTACAGACttgaggttgaatcccgacaAGATGGAAGAactgtttttggggggaaggagtgggcaggtgtggaagactccctggtcctgaatggggtaaactgtgtccctgaaggaccaggtgcgcagcctgggggtcattttggacacTCGGCTGTCCATGAAGATGGTCAATTCCGCATCCAAgtcagctgtctaccagctccatctggtatgctggctgagaccctacctgcccacgcactgtctcaccagagtggtccatgctctgtttatctcctgcttgggctactgcaatgtTCTCTACATGGGGcggcctttgaaggtgactcagaaactacaactatcGGCCATGCTCTCCGGAGCTGATGGGGAGCTGGGAGTCGCACAAGATTAGAGGTCGACGGGCTGGTCTTCCTTTCTACACATTCTGCATTCCAAGGGGAGAGCCATAGGCAGTTCTTACGCTGCCCCCTATATGTTGTGGAATCTCCACAATGGTGGGTGTAAGAACTGAGCCCACATGGTGTGTGTTAAACACAGCAAGGATTTCTGCCTACGTCCTTTGTACCATGTGGGCAAACTGTCCTCGGCTTTACTCTCCAGGAAACAGTTTtcaattccaccaccaccaatccGATACAGGGCCAAAATTCCTGATCCATAGCAGATCAGTCTCACTAAAATGGCTTTACCGAGATAGATCTGGGTTCAACCAAcacaccatatatattttttgattttttaaaaaaaaggtttttccttTAGCACCAAGAACAGACTAGGAATAGCAATGTTTAAGCTTCCTTGGAGTCTTCATTTGCTCTATAAGGAGTTCCCACTTGCCTCTGCTTTCAGCTGtagccattgcagctgccccccccccaagtcctctcCTCTGTCAGATTTCTGCCTATTAATTCACATGTGACTTGAGCTGGATCCATTTTGTAGACTGCTTTCAAACGCAGCTTCAGTTAGTTTCATTCCTTCCCACAGGACCAAACCTGGACTGTATTGCTGTTGGGGCACAGTTTTCATTCAAAACCATTACTTCTGGTCCCGCAATCCTGGCCTTTCCCCGTTCTTCCAAGCCAGTCCCCAACCCACTCCCATCTTGGGCCCAGAGCTGTCGCTCAGAGTCCTACTGAGAAAAGTCGTCCCCGCTACACTATCTTTGCTTCAGCCAACAAGAGAGAGGCTGGAGGCGTTCTAAGCCATCTTCCAGAACCTCTTGGAACTTTCCGGAACATGCCGCCATTTTGTGCCTTCACGGCGCATCCCCAAAAGCAGGAGGGAAAAGCTCACACAATGGGTTGGAGTGCAAAGGCCGAGGAAACGCTAAGAAGTGGGAGGGGCATGAGAAACCAACTTTCCAAGTATTTGAGCCTTCTTGAGGCAATAGCCAATTGACGGGATTGGTGGCGACGCCTCCATTTTCCTCTCACATCGGCCAGCCCATCTGACGTCCAGTTCTGTCCGCAGCAACTGAGCTGGAAGGTGGGTAAGGAGGTCTTTCCTACAAAACCCACCATGGTTCCCACCTGCGAGACGTGCACTATAGCTCGTCGTCAGAGGTTATCAGCACCCTCTTCTCGATGTTCTTGCTCTTCTTGATGTGTTGGCCATCGGCTTTGGGCTCCATGTGCCCGTTCTGCCCTGGATAGCCAGCCTCTTGCATGGACTGCTGTGTGTACTGCTGGTACGCTGGGGAGAAGTTGTGAATGGCATCCTGGACGATGTCCTGGGGGCTCATGGTCTCCTTCAGACCACTGGAGATGCTCTGCATCGGGGCAAGGTTCGCTGGGAGCAAGAGGAAGACATGAGAGAAGTGTAATCATGTAAACATgcctacaactaatccagaatacaacagctagacgggtgactgggagtggccgccaagatcacataacaccggtcctgaaagacctgcattggctcccagaatGTATCCGAGCACagttaaaagtgttggtgctgacctttaaagccgtaaatggccttggcccagtagacctgaaggagtgtcttcacctccatcgttcagcccggacacaggtccagcaccaagggccttctggcggttccctcactgcaagaagcggagttacagggaaccaggcagagggccctctgtggaacaccctcccatcggatgtatcggaaataaacaactatctgaccttcagaagacatctgaaggaagccctgtttagggaagggttgagttacaggtaggtagccgtgttggtctgccatagtcaaaaaaaaaaaaaaaaaaaattccttccagtagcaccttagagaccaactaagtttgttcttggtatgagctttggttaCTCTCTGCTCATCTGATTCCACCTCCCATCTCCCTGTACACCTAAAGCAGgccttcccaaacttgggtctccagctgtttttggactacaactcccatcatccacagctatCAGGACtagtggccaggggtgatgggaactgtagtcccaaaacagctggaggcccaagtttgggaaggcCTGACTTAAGGCAACCTCGTTCACcctggtgctgtccagatgttttaaggctgcataagccccagccagtatgggaGATGCGGCCTCAAACATCAGGATGGCATCAGGTGGCAGAAGGCTAGCTTCAGAGGAAGACAACCTTGTTCAGAACACTCACATGTCGcactctccttcttctccctgtACACCTGGCAGGTGAAGGCGTATCGGAGGGCGATGGCAGCAAACAGCATTTCGATGCAGATTATGAAGTTCTGGTAGCCGGCTGCTACCGTCCCAGCTCCCACCGTGTTCCCATCGATGATCTGAACCTCTGGGATCACCCCGCATTTCTCCAGGATAGCCAGCAACATCCCTGTGCAAAGGGaatatttgaatgaatgaatatactttattcggtcacagaccagcataaaacaagatatttgcatttataaaaacaatgtaaaaaatatatatgtttaaatgggtactcattacatgatgagggcatattcaacatatccagcccgacttaaaccatgtccttaaaatcattgattaaacatagatataactaataaaatttagactcgggtatcggttctatgagataggctactaaaatatagatccaacaatattttaggccactatttaaagttgatttgcatcacagaccatctttcgacgtatatctatcaaggctgcacagaatctggcgaaagcgtaagtgatttctgggctttcatcctgtaatagcaatgagatattatgttgttctgaaagcccaggagacttatctaaaatgggttggataaaccttgctcggacgtccgtataatacttgcagtagaggaagacatgttctaatgtttcctgctgccccacACCAATATTTGTAAATTTATCACCGACCCAAGCATTAGGTGGCTTGTCAGGTCCTGTTGGCgcatgtgggtttcccacaggtccACAGAGCAGTTCTGCACATCACCAGGATCTCGTGAGGTACATCAATTTGCCACCAGGGCGTTAgccagaggtgtacctaggctcccttgtacccttggcaaggagctgtatttctgcctccccccccccatcccttgcaCCTGCCTTAAACCCCTTGAGAGCTACTGCCCGTCAGTGTAGATTTGATTTTTAATTATTGGATTGTATTATTTAATTTGTGTGCCGCTTAATATATGGAAagacacatcacttgggaagacaggtgaactaatgacagtgtactggaagaagcaaaggtcaccagtgtcaaagcaatgattcttcaacatcaacttcgttggactggtcatgttgtgcggatgcctgatgatcgtcttccaaagcagctactgtatttttcgctccataagacgcactttttcctcctaaaaagtaaggggaaatatctgtgcgtcttatggatcgaatggtggtccctggagctgaattgcccgggCCAAaggaggatcatgctttttattttacaaagagaaaagggggtgttgaaaggaccccgctcagcagctgatcagcaagagattgggagagagataagagtcccggctccctttcgcccccccctcttgcccaggcctccattcttgaatgtgctgcagagggaggttgtttgtttccccagcaacatgtgactggctgattagattatctgtctggaaactgtagaaaaggctccctttcctttagaagctgcagatatgtgagctgaaccccataaaaacggggcttttcctttttgctttcccccctttgcaaaaaaagctgcaaaacttttagatgatcctcaaaaaaaaccttCGTTCCTATTCCACCCCTTCCTCTAAAGAGATTACTTGAgaaacttcatggccaagtggggattcgaaccctgaccTGCTGGGTCCCAGCCCAAACCCTCTGAATGTTTACACGGCGCTGGCTCTCCCCCAGATCCAGCTCAGTCGGAAGAGAAGAGATGCTGCCGCTCAAGGGGACGGAAAGACCGAAACCCACCTTGccaaaaagagaggaagatgacTGCCTTGATGGTGAGGAATTTAAGGACCGGCTCAAAGGGTCGCAGGAGCTCCATGGTGGCGAAATAGAAGAGGAACAGAGCATAGAGAGCCAGGCTGACGGAGAAGTTGTAGATAATGGTGATGTAGAGGTAGCCACTGTGGATGCTGGGAAGCATAAAACACACACGGAGATAGCAAGTGTCAGACAATAATTGCATTCAGATCCCTCTCCTTTCTCCAAGGCACTTAAGGGACTGTGCTTGGTTCCATCCTGCTTCTTGTTTAACCCCCTCAACAATTTaagaagctggaacatgtgcagaggagggcgaccaagatgatcaagggtctggaaaccaagcctgatgaggaacagtcgAGAGGAATTGGGAAGagactcatagaattggaagagaccacaagggccatccagtccaaccccctgccaagcaggaaacaccatcaaagcattcctgacagatggctgtcaagcctccgcttgaagacctccaaagaaggagactccaccacactcctggtagcaaattccactgccgaacagctcttcactgtcaggaagttcttcctaatgtttaggtggaatcttctttcttgtagtctgaatccattgctccgtgtccgcttctctggagcagcagaaaacaacctttctccctcctctatatgacatcttcttatatatttgaacatggctatcatatcaccccttaaccttctcttctccaggctaaacatacccagctccctaagccgttcctcataagtcatcgtttccaggcctttgaccattttggttgccctcctctggacatgttccagcttgtcagtatccttcttgaactgtggtgcccagaactggacaaagtactccaggtgaggtctgaccagagcggaatacagtggtactattacttgccttgatctagacgctatactcctattgatgcagccaagaattgcattggcttttttagctgctgcatcacactgttgactcatgtcaagtttgtggtctaccaagactcctagatcctttcacatgtactgctctcaagccaggtgtcacccatcctgtatttgtgcctttcatttttttttttttttttttattttttgcccaagtgtagtactttgcatttatccctgttaaaattcatcttgtttgctttggcccagttctctaatctgttaaggtcattttgaagtgtgatcctgtcctctggggtattagccacccctcccaatttgtgtcatctgcaaacttgatcaagatgccctcaagcccatcatccaagtcattgataagaTGTTGagtaagactgggcccaagacagaaccctgtggcaccccactagtcacttctctccaggaagtagaggagccgttaatgagcaccgagaggagatgtgatagccctTTTCCAATTTTTTAAGGCTTGTCACATGGAatatggattcaagctacaagaaaggagattcaaccTGCTGTAGCTCCTTTTGACAAAGAGGTCCACAATCACTCTTCATTGTGGATGCAGCAGGAGAAAGCCACACAGTTTCGTGAAATGTAATCAAATCACGGCCATTTGCATTCCTCTCTCGCGGCAGTTTAGCAGCTTTTAATCATTCAAATTTTTCGGTGGGTCAGCCAAGCGAGAATGGTTTgttgcttaatttttaaaaagaaatgtgttgCTTCCAGCTGCTTTATTCACGCAAATTTCAATTGCCTTTTACAGAAAGCTGCCTGGAGCTTTTCCTCTTCCAAGGAAAACTGTCAAGGCGTTGAACCACCCCAGACCATAATAACCACCCGCCCTTGCCCTGCACCCTCCCTTCTCCTCACTTGAAGTCGCCGTCATTGTacttcccaaaggcttgcaggatgatggtgatgatagccATCAGGGGCTTCACAATGCAGAACTGCAGCGTTGCCTAGATAGATGGAACAGTCACAGCTGAAGCACATTAAGGCAGTGAAAATGTGTTACAGTCACACACTTCCTACCACCAGAGGCAACTTGTGTGCATTTAAGTTGTGTGCACTTATCTTTACGTGTGtggcaaattaaaataaaataaagggggggcgCGAGGGGCAGGCATCCAGGGTAAAAGAacctttggcaatcccacccaccactgaacccagtgtgttttgactataaatTATggctttagatcaggggtcaagcaacctttttcagccgtgggccggtccaccgttcctcagaccatgtggggggaccggactatatttttttggggggggggatgaacgaattcctatgccccacaaataacccagagatgcattttaaataaaagcacacattctactggtgtaaaaacaccaggcaggccccacgaataacccagagatgcattttaaataaaagcacacattctactggtgtaaaaacaccaggcaggccacacaaataacccagagatgcattttaaataaaagcacacattctactcgtgtaaaaacaccaggcaggccacacaaataacccagagatgcattttaaaaaacatgctgatttccggaccgtccttGGGCCAGACTGAGAACGCGATTgtgccacatctggcccacaggccttaggttgcctacccctgctttaggtgctatgcccagaacataaccccgCTTAAATTGAGAGCTGCCTGTATACTGAACACTCGCATAGACCCATCGGAACAGATGCTCCTGAGCCACTGCGTTCGTATCTGAAATAAAATGAATCCAAACAGTGAAGACGAGACTTTGAGCATTTTGGTCCCTGGAGCCCTTTAGTTTATGTGGTTTTCACTCCCAAAGGCAATCTGCCAGGCTTTGGAATACTAGTAACTGGCAATCATCATCTGGGCCGCGATCAAAAGATGAGAAACTGGTTTACTATTATTCAAGTCTCAAACCGATGGCACAAATAAATTCAAAAGAGACAAGGGGAGGAATGAATCATTTGTTCAGTTATCAATGAGAAGTTAATTTTGTCCAGAACCTTTTCACCTTGGGGCATCCCCACCATATATGCCTATAGGTCCCAGTATCCTGGCACTATCTGTTTCTATTTCTTGTCCACCCGTTCTCTGAAATTTCCCCcctaagtacagtcatacctcgggttacgaccGCTTCAGGTTGCGAAAAGTATGCAGCCAGAGTGACacttttgtgcatgcgcgaaacacgcagcaaaacccggaagtgtaaagtgcgaacagcaccctggaacggatcgtgtccgcaaccagaggtaccactgtattatgtgttggttgttgttgttgttttgcacatCTGtagaaacaagaacaacaaccatgCTTGCACATAGCTTCCAAGAGAGGATAAATGCTTTCTATCTAAGGAAAATCATTAAAACCTTTGCTGCAAGATGAGGCAAGGCTGTTCTTTTTtcactctttctccctctctctctttttgcatttgCCACAAGAGAATAACATAGCTTGCTCCTGGaaaggtacagtcaaacctcggttcccgaacgcctCTGTTTTGGAACCTTTTGGCTCCTAAACGccggaagtaactgctccggttttcaaattattttctgAATCCAAACGGCTTCTGAGCCGTGGTCTTCATTTCTTTCCATTGTCTTTGCAGCCAAccattgatcctcggtttttgaacttttCGGAAGCCGagcagtcttccggaacggattaaaagtttgaaaaccgaggttccactgtgttattttcatcagagatgaAAAATGTCCAGCTGCAGCTATAGGCAGTGCCTCTCCTGTGATCCTCACCTGCTTGCAGAATCTGAGGAATCCAATCGAATAGGACACCCCCTGTAAACAGCACGTTCCATAGAGGCAGCTAGACCTAGGAAAAGATAAGACAAGCCCCCATCAATTCAGGCTAGGAGCTCCAAGGGTTCGCTGCAGGGGGACACTCTTAACTAATGGGGAGCAGCGGATAGTTCCACATTAGCAGCCTaatatggcgctgtgggttaaaccacagagtctagggcttgctgatcagaaggtcggcggttcgaatccctgcgacagggtgagctcctgttgctcggtcccagttcctgcccacctagcagttttgaaagcacgtcaaagtgcaagtagataaataggtactgctctggcgggaatcatagaatcatagagttggaagagaccacaagggccatccagtccaaccccctgccaagcaggaaacaccatcaaagcattcctgacagatggctgtcaagtctccgcttaaagacctccaaagaaggagactccaccacactccttgatagcaaattccactgccgaacagctctcactgtcaggaagttctacctaatgtttaggtggaatcttctttcttgtagtttgaagaaGGTAAacagaaggtaaacggcatttccgtggactgctctggttcgccagaagcagctttgtcatgctgcccacatgacccggatgctgtacgccagctccctcggccaataaagcgagatgagcgccgcaaccccagagtcgtctgcgacgggacctaatgggtcaggggtccctttacttttatggCAACTTACACAATGGGTTTCCCTCTGATTTCAGCCATGATGGTGCTCTCCCCTCCAAGGTACTCAAAGCAAAGGCTCAAAAAGCTGTAGATTACGAAGGCTGaaacagggaaggagagagaacgGCAGTTAAAAACAGTCCACCCTACAATTTATCTATATTTATTTACCACTGTTCATGAAAAGTATACCAGAGTGGTTTGCAACAGCCATACATAAAGCCACACagtaaaaaccatataaaaattaGAGATCAGCTAACCTATCATGGAAagattgcctgcataagcctgacaGAATAGgaacgttttcagcaggtgtttaaaggATGAAACAAAAGCCGCCCCTTTGAAATTCTATTGGCAGACTGAAGACTGTGAAACTCATGGGCAATGCAAAAAAATCGGTTAGCACGGCCTGCAACGAGATGTTGCAGTGTGAGGTCTTCCCTGTTTAGCATTCCAGCTGCTGCATACCCTCTCAGAGCCTTGCCATTGTCAGTCCACATTACATATCCACGAAGCAAACTCTGTCCTCGCTGGaatttctccctttcctttagtTCCCCTCCCCATACCAAAAAAGTCCTTTTGACTCTGCTATGCATGGCCAAACTTACAAGGTCCCCACCCCATTTCTTGCTcctcagaaaggaaggaaggcttcCTTAGTTGTTGCCGCTGCATCAAAGAGCTGAAACATATCTTGGCGACAACACTGGCGCTAGCCAGTTGATGCCGTCCGCAGTTGACTTTTGTTGGAAGCTTGCAGAAAAGGTAATTTATGTTGAGAGAAAGGAGGATTTGCAAAGCTCAGTCCTGGAGAGGAAGTGGTGAACCCGATAAGGGCACTGCCAATGCTCTAGATGTGCCTGTCCTCACACACAGTGTTTCTGAGGCACACACAGAACGTCTTGTGCAATTCACCACAGAAGTGTTTCTCGGAACAGAAATGAACTCCTTGCTCCTGAACTTTATTGCAAAAGAAACCCAGCCGTTTCAACATGCACAGGCCGCTCAGAACCGAACAGCCCTGCGCGCGCCGTTTTGCTGCATGCGGTTGGCAACGGTGCAAAATCAGCCCGCCGCAGAACGAGCCCTCGACCCGCCCACGTTCCTAGGCCGAATCGCAAAACCCGGCTCACCTTCGTAGCAGTCGCGCACCGAGTCAAAATACACGTAGTACTGGTGGCTGCCTATCAGCAAAAGGCTGAGCCACGAGTCGAAGGCGTAGATGGGCACGATGAACAGGATACGGATGATGTAGCGCTGCTCGTTGGGGATGGTGTAGCTTTTCAGGTGCAAGAAGATCTGGAAGAAAAGGAGCGGGGAAGGCTGTGGGAAGGAGGACATCTACTCCAGAGAAACACAAAGAGAGCAAGCTTCTCCCATCATCAGCCGTCAGCcacaaaattcaaattcaaatttattgcggctataagcccataaaaacataaaatatggaatatatgacataaagttacagcaaaccatagaccctggagtcatagggaaacaaaccacagcacaaatacaagttttaaaattgcaaccagggagcagaaaacaaaagtattagtggtcgtgtagttggccacagcgccttttttgagatatgacagagtttagaaaccttgccacctgcaaggttgtataggagtcattgtcttgcaggagtaaggcaaggtgtgactcagctggtgcacctgtaagtttctgagttattggtcttagtaattttgcccgagcctcactatgcagggaacagataaagattatatgatggagagattccgtcgactttttatcacaatcacaaaaggcggaaactaggcccttggaaaatctatgtctcaggacattagaaggaaaaacattaaacctcgctttggtgaaagcgaatcggtgcccagcagtggagagggaggataggtatagagggacatgatgtattggattaactccaaaattccgaggcgagcagacacccccacccagcatatggtCAGCCACACCGTCTGAGaccgatgggagttgggagtctgcAACCTCCAGAGGCATCCCTGGTGTGGACAACACCGAGCTAGGCACACCTATCATCAGACTTGGCAAAAGGCCATTTCCAATGTTCTTTTGTTAATCAGCCTCGTCTTTAGGACATGAGGGCTAGAATCTTGTTCTAAGCGCAAGCCTGCAGCTCATTGGAATGCAATGCACGAAATGCACTTGAAAACTAGCgttaatacgcccaggaacctcaccaaagtgctggagaggatgcaacaccacaggcacatacctccacatgtggtgggagtgccccaaaatccaaacattctggacaacaaccacacgagaaatatgcaagataaccaatcaagtgctagaaatcaccccagaattggtcttactaaacatcttccaagacagtaATGCCCacgtacaccacaaagaactcataacccatctactctcagcagccagaaacgtcATAatcagacactggaaagacctgtcaagaataagcatggaccaatggtaccaagtagtatgggaaacagccggggacaaacggaagaagacaccttcaccccggtatggtcccccttcatcacacacacagcccaacaagacaatgaccaaaatctaccaacagcatacaaatcaatatgggtaacctgaccaaaaacgcccacccaccccactcacacaggagaccaaagaccaccacagccaaccacaaaagaacaatcacgccccatGCCAACCcgaacctctctcaccactaaaggagcacaagcgaacaacagagcacctgcacagacaacgctgacaccaaaccctaaacatattaagtaaaacagaaacattgtcaccctaccccacccatctccccatcccacccacctctctcccccttctctccctaatgtctcaacaacaacaaccgatttgtaaaaatgttatatggaaaaatacgagagagacattgcattacctttgtaaatcaagaaaatctttaataaaaatgtttttttttaaaaaaaaaaatgcacttgtAGTGCATGGAGAACATCCAAGGTTCAAACTCTGGCATCTCCGAGCAGAGTTGGGAGAGAACCTTGTCCataaccctggaaagctgctgccagtcagtgtaagcgaTATTGAGCTCCATGGACCATGggcctgactcagtgtaaggcagcttccttcgtTCCTAGGAATCATGCTTGGTAAGATCAGGAGGAGCCCATTTAAATTGCTGCGGCaccttccaaaaataaaaaaaacttaacaCAAAGATGTGTCACTGTTAAGTGGTGTTTATTAAAAAAGGTCGTGTCTCTATACGTCAACCTTTCCCCCATTTGGTGCCCTCCTGACAATGCTTGCCCCCAACTTGTGTCTTCCCTtggcatgctgggagttgtagtccaacatcatccgGAGGGCATGAAGTTGGGGAAGGTGAACAACTGTAAAAAGCcctgttaaattattattattattattcttattacgaaataaaatcaaaaattccttccagtagctccttagagaccaactaaggtgctactggaaggatttttttattttattttgttttaactatggcagaccaacacagctacctacctgtaactattattattattattattattattattttccccagactgggactcaaagcagcttacacaaATTTAAAcagcacagataaaatacaaaaagcttaaaaaaaatacacacttttctttaaaaattgtttaggggtactctcgttttgactcaagaaaaccaccattttatacttCGAATCGggaaaaacaaataaagccaaagggacaaaagtacaaagattcacaaaatgtttaggggtgtgcataTCCCCTGCATACAATACAATTGTCAAAAGGTAATTAAATGTTTTTATCACCAGTATTTTAATAACAACACAGCACTATTTTAAAGcccgttctttaaaaaaaacagcccgTTCCCAAAGGAATAAAATGGTCTTCACCTGCCGGCAGAAGGACAActaggagggagggagccagccTAGCTTatctgggagggagttccaaagttgtttgggagcagccaccgataAGGTCCTCTCCCCTGTCTCCACCAAGCATGCCCTTATGGGTGGCAGGACTGAGAAAAGGGCCTCC
The sequence above is drawn from the Lacerta agilis isolate rLacAgi1 chromosome 13, rLacAgi1.pri, whole genome shotgun sequence genome and encodes:
- the TMEM184A gene encoding transmembrane protein 184A, translated to MNNATLANEFSPRSSMSPATLRLDFLPSAVASGPLVVGDGSQLRADQNHSQDSQHLFLTTSAAKVISGLFVWAALVITCHQIFLHLKSYTIPNEQRYIIRILFIVPIYAFDSWLSLLLIGSHQYYVYFDSVRDCYEAFVIYSFLSLCFEYLGGESTIMAEIRGKPIVSSCLYGTCCLQGVSYSIGFLRFCKQATLQFCIVKPLMAIITIILQAFGKYNDGDFNIHSGYLYITIIYNFSVSLALYALFLFYFATMELLRPFEPVLKFLTIKAVIFLSFWQGMLLAILEKCGVIPEVQIIDGNTVGAGTVAAGYQNFIICIEMLFAAIALRYAFTCQVYREKKESATSNLAPMQSISSGLKETMSPQDIVQDAIHNFSPAYQQYTQQSMQEAGYPGQNGHMEPKADGQHIKKSKNIEKRVLITSDDEL